The following are encoded in a window of Chryseobacterium sp. genomic DNA:
- a CDS encoding aconitate hydratase, which produces MTFDLDMIKKVYERYPERVAAARAAVGKPLTLSEKILYTHLWEGNATQAYERGNSYVDFAPDRVAMQDATAQMALLQFMQAGKAKVAVPSTAHADHLIQARVGAEADLQEGINKNSEVFNFLSSVCDKYGIGFWKPGAGIIHQVVLENYAFPGGMMIGTDSHTVNAGGLGMVAIGVGGADAVDVMAGMAWELKMPKLIGVKLTGKLNGWTSAKDVILKVAGILTVKGGTGCIVEYFGEGAQNLSATGKGTICNMGAEIGATTSTFGYDDSMRRYLAATGRQDVVDAADQIAEHLTGDAEVYANPEMYFDQVIEINLDELAPHLNGPFTPDLATPVSEFRAKAEANGWPLDVEWALIGSCTNSSYEDLSRAASIVEDAVAKGVKPKAILGINPGSEQVKFTAERDGFLDSFRKFESARIFTNACGPCIGQWDREGAEKGEKNSIIHSFNRNFAKRADGNPNTHAFVASPEMVAAVAISGRLDFNPITDTLTNQNGEQIKLNEPNGFELPPRGFAVDDNGYQAPSEDGSHVQVAVDPASDRLQLLEPFKPWDGQNITGAKVLIKAFGKCTTDHISMAGPWLKYRGHLDNISNNMLIGAINAYNMETNKVKNQLTGEYDEVPKVARAYKAAGISSIVVGDQNYGEGSSREHAAMEPRHLGVMAVLVKSFARIHETNLKKQGMLGLTFQNEADYEKFEEDDTVNFLDLDQFAPGKPLTLEIVHADGTKDTIMANHTYNEQQIDWFKAGSALNLIAAEAARQAAM; this is translated from the coding sequence ATGACATTCGACCTTGATATGATCAAAAAAGTGTATGAGCGTTATCCTGAGAGAGTTGCCGCAGCAAGAGCAGCCGTAGGTAAGCCACTAACACTTTCTGAAAAAATCCTTTATACACACCTTTGGGAAGGAAATGCCACTCAGGCCTACGAAAGAGGTAATTCTTATGTGGATTTTGCACCGGACCGTGTGGCCATGCAGGATGCTACTGCGCAAATGGCACTTCTTCAGTTTATGCAGGCTGGTAAAGCCAAGGTGGCAGTACCATCTACAGCACACGCAGATCACCTGATCCAGGCACGTGTTGGTGCTGAAGCCGATTTACAGGAAGGCATTAACAAAAACTCTGAAGTATTTAATTTCCTGAGTTCTGTTTGCGACAAATACGGTATTGGATTCTGGAAACCGGGCGCAGGGATCATTCATCAGGTTGTACTGGAAAATTACGCATTCCCCGGCGGAATGATGATTGGTACCGACTCACACACTGTAAACGCAGGTGGTTTGGGTATGGTAGCCATAGGTGTTGGTGGTGCTGATGCTGTAGATGTAATGGCCGGAATGGCGTGGGAACTTAAGATGCCTAAACTTATCGGTGTTAAATTAACCGGAAAACTGAACGGCTGGACCTCTGCAAAAGACGTTATCCTGAAAGTAGCCGGAATCCTGACTGTGAAAGGAGGGACAGGCTGCATCGTTGAATATTTCGGCGAAGGAGCACAAAACCTTTCTGCCACAGGAAAAGGAACTATCTGTAACATGGGTGCAGAAATCGGAGCTACAACTTCTACATTCGGTTATGATGATTCAATGAGAAGATACCTTGCTGCCACCGGCAGACAGGACGTTGTAGATGCTGCTGACCAGATTGCAGAACACCTGACCGGTGATGCGGAGGTTTACGCAAATCCGGAAATGTACTTCGATCAGGTAATCGAGATCAATCTTGATGAACTTGCACCTCATCTGAACGGTCCGTTTACTCCGGATTTGGCGACTCCCGTTTCCGAATTCAGAGCAAAGGCTGAAGCTAACGGCTGGCCGCTGGATGTGGAATGGGCACTTATCGGATCATGTACCAACTCCTCCTACGAAGATTTGTCCAGAGCAGCTTCAATTGTTGAGGATGCTGTTGCCAAAGGCGTGAAGCCAAAAGCAATCTTAGGTATCAACCCCGGTTCCGAGCAGGTGAAATTCACCGCAGAAAGAGACGGCTTCCTGGATTCCTTCAGAAAGTTTGAATCGGCCAGAATCTTTACAAATGCCTGCGGACCATGTATAGGTCAGTGGGACAGAGAAGGTGCTGAAAAAGGCGAGAAAAACTCAATCATCCACTCCTTCAACAGAAACTTTGCGAAGAGAGCCGATGGCAACCCAAATACCCATGCATTTGTAGCCTCTCCGGAAATGGTTGCCGCAGTTGCAATTTCAGGGAGACTGGATTTCAACCCTATCACCGATACACTGACTAACCAAAACGGTGAGCAAATTAAACTGAATGAACCTAACGGTTTTGAACTTCCTCCAAGAGGTTTTGCAGTGGACGATAACGGCTACCAGGCTCCATCTGAGGATGGATCTCATGTTCAGGTTGCGGTAGACCCGGCTTCAGACAGACTTCAGTTGCTGGAACCCTTTAAACCATGGGACGGGCAGAACATTACGGGTGCTAAAGTTCTGATAAAAGCCTTCGGAAAATGTACCACCGACCACATTTCTATGGCGGGCCCATGGTTAAAGTACAGAGGTCACCTGGATAATATTTCAAACAACATGCTTATCGGCGCCATAAATGCTTATAACATGGAAACCAATAAGGTGAAAAACCAGCTTACGGGCGAATATGATGAAGTTCCTAAGGTTGCCAGAGCTTACAAGGCAGCAGGTATCTCTTCAATTGTTGTGGGCGACCAGAACTACGGTGAAGGTTCTTCCCGTGAGCACGCCGCTATGGAGCCAAGGCATCTTGGCGTGATGGCGGTTCTTGTGAAGTCTTTCGCAAGGATTCACGAGACCAACCTTAAGAAGCAGGGGATGTTAGGTCTAACTTTCCAGAACGAAGCAGATTACGAGAAGTTTGAAGAGGATGACACCGTAAACTTCCTGGATCTGGATCAGTTTGCACCTGGCAAGCCACTTACTTTGGAAATCGTACATGCCGACGGTACGAAAGACACCATTATGGCAAACCACACGTACAACGAGCAGCAGATCGACTGGTTCAAAGCAGGATCCGCACTCAACCTTATTGCAGCTGAAGCAGCAAGACAGGCAGCAATGTAA
- the panB gene encoding 3-methyl-2-oxobutanoate hydroxymethyltransferase, with protein MSVHSELKKITTETLRKMKFDGEKITMLTAYDFTTAKMVDSGGVDSILVGDSAANVMAGYETTLPITLDQMIYHTQCVVRGVERALVVADLPFGTYQSNSDKALESAVRMMKEGGAHAIKIEGGVEIEKSIKKIVNAGIPVMGHLGLTPQSIYQFGTYKVRAKEDAEAEKLLSDAKLLEELGCFALVLEKIPAGLAKKVSESISIPTIGIGAGADCDGQVLVYHDMVGMNKGFSPKFLRRYRDLYTEITSAVSEYVKDVKSADFPNQNESY; from the coding sequence ATGTCTGTACATTCAGAACTTAAGAAAATTACCACCGAAACTTTGCGGAAGATGAAGTTTGACGGTGAAAAGATCACCATGCTTACTGCATACGATTTTACAACGGCAAAGATGGTGGACAGCGGTGGAGTGGATTCCATTCTTGTAGGCGATTCTGCCGCCAATGTGATGGCCGGTTATGAAACCACTTTACCGATAACACTGGACCAGATGATATATCATACCCAGTGTGTGGTGCGCGGAGTGGAAAGAGCGCTGGTTGTGGCTGACCTACCTTTCGGGACCTACCAGAGTAATTCGGACAAGGCCCTGGAGTCGGCCGTACGTATGATGAAAGAGGGTGGTGCCCACGCCATTAAGATTGAGGGCGGTGTTGAGATCGAGAAATCCATTAAGAAAATAGTAAATGCCGGTATTCCCGTAATGGGCCATCTCGGACTTACGCCACAGTCCATTTACCAGTTCGGAACCTATAAAGTAAGAGCTAAGGAAGATGCCGAAGCCGAAAAACTTTTAAGTGACGCTAAACTTCTGGAAGAACTGGGCTGTTTCGCGCTGGTGCTTGAGAAAATTCCGGCGGGACTTGCGAAAAAGGTTTCCGAAAGCATTTCTATTCCAACTATCGGAATTGGTGCAGGTGCCGATTGTGACGGTCAGGTCCTGGTTTATCACGATATGGTTGGAATGAACAAAGGCTTTTCACCGAAATTTTTAAGACGTTACCGCGACCTCTATACGGAAATCACGAGCGCAGTATCTGAGTATGTAAAGGATGTTAAGTCCGCGGATTTCCCTAACCAAAACGAAAGTTATTAA
- a CDS encoding aspartate-semialdehyde dehydrogenase, whose amino-acid sequence MKIAVVGATGMVGQVMLKVLEERDFPVTELIPVASEKSVGNKITFKGNEYTIVSMEDAIAMRPDIALFSAGGTTSLKYAPSFAEAGTTVIDNSSVWRMEADKKLVVPEINASSLTKEDRIIANPNCSTIQLVMVLHPLNLKYNLKRVVVSTYQSVTGTGKNAVDQLNAEILNSGNVPTVYPYRIFQNALPHCDVFADDDYTKEEIKLMTEPKKIMGDSGFSLTATAVRVPVQGGHSESVNIEFEKEFDLDEVKRILSETAGVIVLDDVKNNIYPMPLLAEGKDEVFVGRIRRDSSQPNTLNLWIVADNLRKGAATNAVQIAEYLVENKLV is encoded by the coding sequence ATGAAAATCGCAGTAGTAGGCGCCACAGGAATGGTAGGACAGGTGATGCTGAAGGTTCTGGAAGAAAGGGACTTTCCCGTTACCGAACTAATCCCGGTTGCTTCAGAAAAATCAGTAGGCAATAAAATAACCTTCAAAGGAAACGAATACACCATCGTTTCCATGGAAGATGCCATCGCCATGAGGCCCGATATTGCGCTTTTCTCGGCCGGAGGCACAACATCGCTGAAGTACGCGCCCAGCTTTGCCGAAGCCGGTACAACGGTGATTGACAATTCGTCAGTCTGGCGTATGGAAGCAGATAAGAAACTGGTTGTTCCGGAAATCAATGCTTCTTCACTTACAAAAGAGGACCGCATCATTGCCAACCCGAACTGCTCCACCATCCAGCTGGTCATGGTACTTCACCCACTTAATCTTAAATATAATTTAAAAAGAGTGGTGGTATCCACTTACCAGTCGGTTACCGGCACGGGTAAAAATGCCGTAGACCAGTTGAATGCCGAAATCCTGAACAGCGGGAATGTACCAACCGTCTATCCTTACCGGATATTTCAGAATGCGCTGCCTCACTGTGATGTTTTTGCTGATGATGATTACACCAAGGAAGAAATCAAACTGATGACCGAACCCAAAAAGATTATGGGCGATTCCGGTTTCAGCCTTACAGCAACAGCCGTGCGCGTGCCTGTGCAGGGCGGGCATTCCGAAAGTGTAAATATTGAGTTTGAAAAGGAATTTGATTTGGATGAGGTTAAAAGAATCCTGTCCGAAACTGCAGGTGTTATTGTTTTAGACGATGTAAAAAATAATATTTATCCCATGCCACTACTGGCCGAAGGTAAAGATGAAGTGTTCGTAGGAAGGATACGGCGCGATTCCTCGCAACCAAATACCCTCAATCTCTGGATCGTGGCCGATAATCTGCGAAAAGGTGCCGCCACCAATGCGGTGCAGATAGCAGAATACCTGGTAGAAAATAAATTAGTTTAA
- the nadC gene encoding carboxylating nicotinate-nucleotide diphosphorylase — MKKPAYVTKEALKIFIKNALEEDIQDGDHSTLSTIPKDLQQKAKLLVKEDCILAGVELAKIIFNQFDKNLNVEVLIEDGQQAKVGDIAFYVTGSARSILSTERLVLNCMQRMSGIATMTHEWDSRLLGTKTKLLDTRKTTPNFRICEKWAVAIGGGTNHRYGLYDMIMLKDNHIDYNGSITNAVKMAKDYIKKLKKPLKIEVETRNLEEVEEALKAGVHRIMLDNMDVETMARAVQLINDKCESEASGGITRDMLHRVAATGVDFISAGALTHSAANIDLSLKAVQD; from the coding sequence ATGAAAAAACCGGCATACGTAACCAAGGAAGCACTTAAGATTTTTATTAAAAACGCCCTGGAAGAAGACATTCAGGATGGCGACCACTCTACGCTTTCTACTATTCCTAAGGATCTTCAGCAAAAAGCGAAACTTCTTGTAAAGGAGGACTGCATTCTGGCAGGTGTGGAACTGGCTAAGATCATCTTTAACCAATTCGACAAGAACCTCAATGTAGAAGTTCTGATTGAAGACGGGCAGCAGGCAAAGGTGGGTGACATTGCTTTTTATGTCACAGGAAGTGCACGTTCGATACTTTCAACAGAAAGGCTGGTGCTGAACTGCATGCAGCGTATGAGCGGCATCGCCACCATGACCCATGAATGGGATTCGCGGCTGTTGGGTACGAAAACAAAGTTACTGGACACCAGAAAGACTACTCCTAACTTCCGAATCTGTGAAAAATGGGCGGTGGCCATTGGCGGCGGCACCAATCACCGTTACGGGCTTTACGACATGATCATGCTGAAGGACAACCACATTGATTATAACGGAAGCATCACCAATGCGGTGAAAATGGCTAAGGATTATATAAAGAAACTGAAGAAGCCACTTAAAATTGAAGTGGAGACCCGTAATCTGGAGGAAGTGGAAGAAGCACTGAAGGCAGGCGTTCACCGTATTATGCTCGATAATATGGATGTGGAAACGATGGCGAGGGCTGTGCAACTCATTAACGACAAATGCGAAAGCGAAGCTTCAGGCGGCATTACAAGGGATATGCTGCACAGGGTAGCTGCTACCGGAGTCGATTTTATTTCGGCGGGCGCACTTACGCATTCAGCAGCCAATATTGATTTAAGCCTTAAAGCCGTTCAGGATTAA
- a CDS encoding RluA family pseudouridine synthase produces MGNAKLQFEASQIVFEDNHLLIVNKGTGQLVQGDKTGDHSLLDLIKDFIKKRDAKPGNVFLGLVHRIDRPTSGLVIYAKTSKALTRLTQMVKNREIKKTYWAVVPKVEIPEKQRLIHYLQKNEKTNKATVFIKPTDNAKESILNYQLIKTLDNFQLLEVDLETGRHHQIRAQLSKIGVPIKGDLKYGAARSNPDGGIHLHARHLEFEHPVTHHNIRVTAPVPLHDAVWKACEEE; encoded by the coding sequence ATGGGAAATGCAAAGCTGCAGTTTGAGGCTTCACAAATCGTTTTTGAAGATAATCATCTACTTATCGTCAACAAAGGAACGGGTCAGCTTGTACAGGGCGACAAGACCGGCGACCACTCTTTGCTGGACCTTATAAAGGATTTCATCAAAAAAAGAGATGCCAAGCCAGGTAATGTTTTCCTGGGGCTGGTGCACCGGATAGACAGGCCTACTTCCGGTTTGGTGATCTACGCCAAGACTTCCAAAGCGCTCACAAGGCTGACCCAAATGGTTAAGAACCGGGAAATCAAAAAAACCTATTGGGCAGTTGTGCCCAAAGTTGAAATCCCCGAAAAGCAGCGCCTTATCCATTATCTTCAGAAAAACGAGAAGACAAATAAGGCAACTGTCTTTATCAAACCCACAGATAATGCCAAGGAATCCATCCTCAACTATCAACTGATAAAGACCCTGGACAATTTCCAGTTGCTTGAAGTTGACCTCGAAACGGGCCGTCATCACCAAATCAGGGCGCAGTTATCCAAGATAGGTGTTCCTATAAAAGGCGACCTTAAATACGGTGCCGCCCGGTCCAATCCGGACGGTGGCATTCATCTGCATGCGCGGCATTTAGAGTTTGAACATCCTGTTACCCATCACAACATCCGTGTAACCGCGCCGGTGCCTCTGCACGATGCGGTTTGGAAAGCTTGCGAAGAGGAATAA
- a CDS encoding cation diffusion facilitator family transporter — protein MKSEIQDSPRKNFAFQRNVALVGIVLFIAKLVAWHLTNSDAVFSDAMESIVNIVAGFMGLYSLYLAAKPKDVEHPYGHGKVEFVTSGVEGALIIFAGIIIIVEAADSLLHGNIPKQLDWGILIIAVTAGINYLMGYISYRKGLKENSPVLQSSGKHLQSDTLTTVGVVLSMILVYYTKIYWLDAAVAFIFGVYIIFIGYRIIRRALSGIMDEADLGMLAKLAKVMNDNRRPQWIDLHNTRIQQHGSGLHIDAHLTLPWYLELREAHQQMEDAVKLIAENSSRRIEFNFHMDDCKPFSCEICELWECPVRQNTFVKKIEWNSENIAQTDKHNAST, from the coding sequence ATGAAGTCAGAAATTCAAGATTCACCCAGGAAAAACTTTGCCTTCCAGAGGAATGTGGCTTTGGTGGGTATTGTCCTGTTTATCGCCAAACTGGTGGCATGGCACCTCACCAATTCGGATGCGGTATTTTCCGATGCCATGGAAAGCATCGTGAATATTGTGGCAGGATTCATGGGTCTGTACTCACTTTACCTGGCAGCCAAACCGAAAGATGTTGAGCATCCCTACGGGCACGGCAAGGTTGAATTTGTAACGTCCGGCGTAGAGGGAGCGCTGATTATCTTTGCCGGTATCATTATCATTGTGGAAGCTGCCGATTCACTTCTGCACGGTAATATTCCCAAACAACTGGATTGGGGAATCCTAATCATCGCTGTAACCGCCGGAATCAATTACCTGATGGGATACATTTCATACCGAAAGGGGCTGAAGGAGAATTCGCCCGTTCTCCAGAGTTCGGGAAAACATCTCCAGAGCGATACCTTAACCACAGTAGGTGTAGTGTTAAGTATGATTCTCGTATACTATACAAAAATCTATTGGCTGGATGCCGCCGTGGCATTTATTTTCGGAGTTTATATAATCTTCATCGGTTACAGGATTATCCGCAGGGCACTGAGCGGAATTATGGACGAAGCTGACTTAGGAATGCTTGCAAAACTGGCCAAAGTGATGAATGACAACCGGCGGCCGCAGTGGATAGACCTCCATAACACGCGGATCCAGCAGCACGGAAGCGGCCTGCACATAGACGCACACCTCACCCTGCCCTGGTATCTGGAACTGCGGGAAGCCCACCAACAGATGGAGGACGCTGTAAAACTCATTGCCGAAAACTCTTCAAGGCGAATTGAGTTCAACTTTCATATGGACGACTGCAAACCATTCTCATGTGAGATCTGCGAATTGTGGGAATGCCCGGTGCGCCAGAATACCTTCGTGAAAAAAATAGAATGGAATTCAGAAAATATCGCGCAGACAGACAAGCATAACGCCTCAACTTAG
- a CDS encoding carboxypeptidase regulatory-like domain-containing protein gives MNFNPLKKTVLIAAIAFAGYGTVHAQVTTSSMTGIVTSRDGKQSSGAKITATHIPSGTVYSATANASGSFNLSNMRVGGPYRVEIVSGSDAPLVYEDVYLELGQPFSLNPVIGERTENIAEVVITGGRSVNVNKTGATTNVGQKQIQELPQANRSITEFTRLTPQANGNSFAGRDARYNNLQVDGANFNNGFGLSGNLLPGGSSQPISLDAIQEISVNIAPFDVTQSGFTGAGINAVTKSGTNKFHGSLYGYYNGKELNGWKINDNELEKVSGGQMTNGFTIGGPLVQNKLFFFISAERETMTGGNASGANLWKASQDGVSDPENNITRVKESDLIAVRNHLINRWGYDPGRYQGYANEAQQQGDKFLARLDWNISDKHKFAVRYNVLDGTSMQVANASSGPSPRSAWSRVSDRAMTFENGNFNVENKVQSLTAELNSTFSSSLSNKLLFTYSKIQDLRTTPSDTLFPFVDIWDGSPTGGNYISFGTELFSYLNDVINNNFSITNNLTYNVDNHTFTAGVAYEMQKFGNSYTRMGTGYYRYASVADFLTTGTPNEVAPIMFGLTYPYANQDTYSRVNFGLGSAYVQDRIALSDRFNFTLGLRAELPFYQNELTANPAIDALELLDKDGNPTHYSSGSWPKSRVMLSPRLGFNYDVMGDRTLTIRGGSGIFSGRVPFVWLTNMPTNAGVLQNTIEPTSYSQVAGWINNVTFQPQDIYYHLNNVPAGAESVFIQSPKDGAPSTFALVDSDFRMPKVWRSSLGIDYRVPNSLLTLSTDLLYTKDVNAVFQFGANRKPSSERMTYADRAYYPNAASYQYNTAIGANNATILTNTDSKGYAFSATVGANLRPWKGLSGSAFYTYSQAEEVSSNSGSNASSSWLASPVVDTPNQDFLSISNFAVPHRIVANVSYELKPTGTTIGVYYSGANQGRYSYYYSNDVNGDGLANDLLYIPTNTADMKFADITTGSGANTTVLFTAAQQREAFDKFIQDNGLEEYRGQILPRNKFLLPWLNRVDVRLSQNLFKNMIQKGDKVQLTLDVINFGNMLNSEWGIQDNNVSSYGAAILGRTGALSPDPTFQMQRSGNELLTSPTRAASSRFTTWSAMFGMKYSF, from the coding sequence ATGAATTTTAATCCTTTGAAGAAGACCGTTCTGATTGCTGCAATAGCATTCGCAGGTTATGGAACTGTACACGCGCAGGTTACAACCAGCAGCATGACAGGCATTGTAACGTCACGTGACGGGAAGCAAAGTTCCGGTGCTAAAATTACTGCTACCCACATTCCTTCCGGAACTGTGTACAGCGCTACAGCAAATGCATCCGGTTCGTTCAACCTTTCCAACATGCGGGTTGGCGGCCCTTACCGTGTAGAAATTGTTTCAGGCAGTGATGCACCGCTTGTTTATGAAGATGTATACCTGGAGCTTGGACAACCTTTTTCGCTGAACCCGGTTATTGGCGAAAGGACTGAAAATATCGCGGAGGTAGTTATTACCGGTGGCCGCAGTGTAAATGTGAACAAAACAGGAGCTACTACCAATGTAGGTCAAAAGCAGATCCAGGAATTGCCACAGGCTAACCGCAGTATCACGGAATTCACCAGGCTTACACCACAGGCCAACGGAAATTCATTTGCCGGTAGAGATGCAAGATATAACAACCTTCAGGTTGACGGTGCTAACTTCAACAACGGATTTGGATTAAGCGGAAACCTTCTTCCGGGAGGCAGCTCGCAGCCCATTTCTCTGGATGCAATACAGGAGATTTCTGTAAACATCGCACCTTTCGACGTTACCCAGTCCGGATTTACCGGTGCGGGTATCAACGCGGTTACGAAATCCGGAACCAATAAATTCCACGGGTCTTTATACGGATATTATAACGGTAAGGAGCTGAACGGATGGAAAATCAATGACAATGAATTGGAGAAAGTATCCGGTGGGCAAATGACTAACGGTTTCACCATTGGCGGACCGCTTGTTCAGAATAAACTTTTCTTCTTCATAAGCGCGGAAAGAGAGACGATGACCGGTGGAAACGCATCGGGTGCGAATCTTTGGAAGGCTTCCCAGGACGGTGTTTCAGATCCTGAAAACAATATTACGAGAGTTAAGGAATCCGATCTTATCGCTGTACGTAACCACCTGATCAACCGTTGGGGTTACGATCCGGGAAGATACCAGGGTTATGCCAACGAGGCACAGCAGCAGGGAGATAAATTCCTGGCACGTCTGGACTGGAACATCAGCGATAAGCATAAATTTGCTGTTCGTTACAACGTGCTGGACGGAACTTCCATGCAGGTTGCAAACGCTTCTTCCGGACCGTCTCCAAGATCTGCCTGGAGCCGTGTGAGCGACAGAGCGATGACTTTTGAGAACGGTAACTTCAATGTAGAAAACAAAGTACAGTCACTTACTGCTGAACTTAACTCTACATTCAGTTCAAGCCTTTCCAACAAGTTACTTTTCACCTATTCAAAAATCCAGGACCTAAGGACTACTCCATCGGATACCCTGTTCCCGTTTGTTGACATCTGGGACGGATCGCCTACCGGCGGAAACTACATCAGCTTCGGTACCGAACTCTTCTCTTACCTGAACGATGTAATCAACAATAACTTCTCCATCACCAATAACCTAACCTACAACGTAGACAACCACACGTTTACTGCTGGTGTAGCTTATGAGATGCAGAAATTCGGTAACTCCTACACGCGTATGGGAACCGGATACTACAGATATGCTTCTGTTGCAGACTTCCTAACAACGGGTACACCTAATGAGGTGGCGCCTATCATGTTCGGACTTACTTATCCTTATGCAAACCAGGACACTTATTCCCGCGTTAACTTCGGCTTGGGTTCTGCTTACGTACAGGACAGAATCGCGCTTAGCGACAGATTTAACTTCACTCTTGGTTTAAGAGCAGAACTGCCATTCTACCAGAATGAACTTACAGCAAACCCTGCGATTGATGCACTGGAGCTATTGGATAAAGACGGAAATCCTACCCATTACTCATCAGGCAGCTGGCCAAAATCCCGGGTAATGCTTTCACCGCGTCTTGGATTTAATTACGATGTAATGGGCGACCGTACACTTACCATCCGTGGTGGTAGCGGAATCTTCTCCGGACGTGTACCGTTTGTATGGTTAACCAATATGCCAACAAATGCCGGTGTACTTCAGAACACTATAGAGCCTACATCTTACTCACAGGTTGCAGGATGGATTAACAATGTAACCTTCCAGCCGCAGGATATCTATTATCACCTGAATAATGTTCCTGCAGGTGCTGAAAGTGTATTTATCCAGTCGCCTAAAGACGGTGCTCCAAGTACTTTCGCACTTGTAGACAGTGATTTCAGGATGCCTAAGGTTTGGAGATCCAGCTTAGGTATTGACTATAGAGTTCCAAACTCTTTGCTGACATTAAGTACAGACCTTCTTTACACAAAAGACGTTAACGCTGTATTCCAGTTTGGAGCCAACAGAAAACCGTCCTCTGAAAGAATGACTTATGCAGACCGTGCTTATTATCCAAACGCGGCTTCCTATCAGTACAATACGGCAATCGGAGCGAACAACGCTACTATCCTGACAAATACTGACAGTAAAGGCTACGCCTTCTCTGCCACTGTAGGAGCAAACCTGCGTCCATGGAAAGGACTTTCCGGCTCAGCGTTCTATACCTATTCACAGGCTGAAGAAGTGTCTTCCAACTCAGGTTCCAATGCATCTTCGTCATGGTTAGCATCCCCGGTTGTTGATACGCCAAATCAGGATTTCCTGAGCATCTCTAACTTTGCAGTGCCTCACCGTATAGTTGCTAACGTATCTTACGAACTTAAACCAACCGGTACAACAATTGGTGTTTACTATTCCGGAGCCAACCAGGGCAGATACTCCTACTACTATTCTAACGATGTAAATGGTGACGGACTTGCAAATGACCTTCTTTATATCCCTACAAATACAGCCGATATGAAGTTTGCCGACATTACTACGGGATCAGGAGCCAATACCACAGTGCTCTTCACCGCAGCTCAGCAAAGGGAAGCTTTTGATAAGTTCATACAGGATAATGGTCTGGAAGAATACCGCGGACAGATTCTGCCAAGGAACAAATTCCTTTTACCGTGGCTTAACCGAGTAGATGTAAGATTAAGCCAGAATCTGTTCAAGAATATGATTCAGAAAGGTGATAAAGTACAGTTAACGCTGGATGTAATCAATTTCGGAAATATGCTTAACTCTGAGTGGGGAATCCAGGACAACAACGTAAGTTCTTACGGTGCTGCTATCCTTGGCAGAACGGGAGCACTTTCGCCGGATCCAACTTTCCAGATGCAGAGATCGGGTAACGAGTTGCTTACCTCTCCAACAAGAGCGGCAAGCTCCAGATTTACTACCTGGTCTGCCATGTTTGGTATGAAATATTCTTTCTAA